Below is a genomic region from Nocardioides panacis.
TGCTGGCCACGATCTTCGCCCCGCTCGTCGCGATCATCCCCAACGAGGCGGCCGTCCCGGCCCTGGTCCTCGTCGGCTTCCTGATGATGCAGCAGGTCAAGAACATCGAGTGGGACGACCTGGAGATCGCGCTGCCGGCCTTCCTGACCATCGTGCTGATGCCGTTCACCTACTCCATCTCGGTGGGCATCGGTGCCGGGTTCCTGGCCTACGTGCTGATCAAGCTGGTCCGCGGCAAGCCCGGCGAGGTGCACCCGCTGATGTGGGTCGTCTCGGCGCTCTTCGTCGTCTACTTCTTCATCGACCCGATCCGGCAGCTCCTCGGCGCCTGACGTGTGACGCGCCCCGACCTGGGTAAGTCCTCCACGACGGCGCGCGCCGTCGCCCGACGACCAAGGGAGCCGCACATGAGCACCAGCCCGCAGGAACCCCTCAAGGACGAGGACATCGAGACCACCGGCTCCTCGCACGGGCCGGCCGACGCCGCTGACGCCGACGGCGCCGACGGCACGGACGCCGCGAACGACGGCGACGCCACGGACACCACCGACGGCGACTCGACCGACGGCGCGGACGCCGACGGCACCGACGGCGCGGACGCCGACGGCACGGACGGCTCGGACGCCGACGGCACCGACGCCTGACTCGTGTCCGCTCTCGACCTGCTCAGCGGTGACGCCCAGACCTTCCTCGCGAAGATCTGGGCGTCCCGCGTGCACGTGCACCGCACCGACCCGGCCGGGCTCGTCGACCTGCTGTCCTTCGACGACGTCGACCACCTGCTGACCGGCACGGCCATCCGCACGCCCGCCGTACGCATCGCGCAGGACGGCGCCGTGCTCCCCGCGTCGGCGTACACCCGGCACGCGACCCTCGCCGGGCAGACGATGACCGGGCTGCTCGACCCCGCGAAGGTCTTCGACCTCTTCGACGACGGCGCGACCGTCGTGCTGCAGGGGCTGCACCGCTACTGGGAGCCACTCGGTGCCCTGGTCGCCGAGCTGGAGCTCGCGCTCGGCCACCCCTGCCAGGCCAACGCCTACCTCACGCCGCCCGGCTCGCAGGGCTTCGCGGTGCACAGCGACTCCCACGACGTCTTCGTGTTCCAGACCCACGGCAGCAAGGTCTGGGAGGTGCACGAGCCCTCCGTCACGCAGGAGCCGCAGACCGTCGTGCTCGAGCCCGGCGTGAGCATGTACCTCCCCACCGGCACCCCGCACGCCGCCCGCGCCCAGGACACGGTCTCCCTGCACGTCACGATCGGGATCAACCAGGTCACCTGGAAGCAGGTCCTGGACCGGGCGCTGGCCGCGGCCCTCGACGAGGCCGGCGCCCAGCACCTGCCGGCCGGCTACCTCGACGAGCCCGGCCTGCTCGCAGACGGCCTGGCCGAGCGGCTGGAGACCCTCGCCGCCACCGTGCGCGGCCTGGACCCGGCCACGGTCGCGGACGCCGAGGTGCACCGGTTCCTCACCGGCCGCACGCTCTGGCAGCGCGGCGGGCTGCGCGACCGGATCGCGGCCCGCGACCTGTCCGACACCGCCCTGCTGCGCCGGCGCCCCGGCCACCCGTGCGTGCTGCGTCCCGCCGGCGACCGGGTCCGGCTGCTCCTCGGTGACCGCGAGCTCGTGCTGCCCGGCCACCTCGCACCGGTGCTCACCGTGGTCCGGGACGCCGGGCGGCTGCGCCCGGCCGACCTGGACCTCGACGAGCAGAGCCGGCTGGTGCTCTGCCGCCGGTTGGTCCGCGAGGGGCTCCTCGAAGTCGTCGGCTGATGGCCTTCCGCTGCGCCGCCGCCAGCCTGGCCCGCGACGAGCCGGCCGTCGGCACCGCCTCCACGGTGCGCGCGTTCCTGCTCGTCGAGAACGCCGGCCCGTGGGGCACCGAGGCCCTGCGGGACGCCCGGCTGCCCGCCGAGGTCAAGGACGGCCTGCAGGCCCGCTCGGCGGCCACCGGCGTTCGCGCGCTGCTGGTCCGCCGGCACGGCGGCGCCCCCACCGGTCCGGGGATCCGGGTGTTCGCGGCCTACGCCGACCCGGCCGCGCCCTGGATGGAGACCGCGACGCTCGCCGCCCCGGAGGTGCTGCTCGACCTCGACCTCGAGGCGCTCGGTCGCGGCCGTTCGCCGGGGCTGACGCCCACCGACGAGCCGGTGTTCTGCGTGTGCACGCACGGCCGGCACGACGCGTGCTGCGCCGAGCTCGGCCGGCCGACGGTGTCCGCGCTGGCGGCCCGGCACCCCGAGCAGACCTGGGAGGTCTCGCACATCGGCGGCGACCGGTTCGCCGCCAACCTGCTGGTGCTGCCCGCCGGCCTCTACTACGGCCGGGTCGCCCCGGCCGACGCGCCCACGGTGGCGGCGGCGCACCTCAGCGGGCACGTCGACCTCGACCTGCTCCGCGGCCGGTCCGGGTTCCCCTTCCCCGTGCAGGTCGCCGAGCTCGCCGTGCGTCGCGAGACCGGCGACACCCGGCTGGACGCGGTCCGGCTGGTCGGGCTCCGCACCGTCGGCGACGGCAGCGAGGTGACCCTCGACGTGGGCGGCGCGACGTACGACGTGCGGGTGCGGCGCACGACGGGGGAGCACGAGCGGCTCACCTGCCGGGCGACGCGGGACAGCCGGCCGGCGTCGTACGAGGTCGTCGGCCTCGCCCGGCGTTAGTCCCTTCGCCCGGGGCGTCCGGGGTGCCACGATGGATTCATGAGCGCTGCGATCTCGGTCTCCGGCCTGCGCA
It encodes:
- a CDS encoding cupin domain-containing protein, encoding MSALDLLSGDAQTFLAKIWASRVHVHRTDPAGLVDLLSFDDVDHLLTGTAIRTPAVRIAQDGAVLPASAYTRHATLAGQTMTGLLDPAKVFDLFDDGATVVLQGLHRYWEPLGALVAELELALGHPCQANAYLTPPGSQGFAVHSDSHDVFVFQTHGSKVWEVHEPSVTQEPQTVVLEPGVSMYLPTGTPHAARAQDTVSLHVTIGINQVTWKQVLDRALAAALDEAGAQHLPAGYLDEPGLLADGLAERLETLAATVRGLDPATVADAEVHRFLTGRTLWQRGGLRDRIAARDLSDTALLRRRPGHPCVLRPAGDRVRLLLGDRELVLPGHLAPVLTVVRDAGRLRPADLDLDEQSRLVLCRRLVREGLLEVVG
- a CDS encoding sucrase ferredoxin codes for the protein MAFRCAAASLARDEPAVGTASTVRAFLLVENAGPWGTEALRDARLPAEVKDGLQARSAATGVRALLVRRHGGAPTGPGIRVFAAYADPAAPWMETATLAAPEVLLDLDLEALGRGRSPGLTPTDEPVFCVCTHGRHDACCAELGRPTVSALAARHPEQTWEVSHIGGDRFAANLLVLPAGLYYGRVAPADAPTVAAAHLSGHVDLDLLRGRSGFPFPVQVAELAVRRETGDTRLDAVRLVGLRTVGDGSEVTLDVGGATYDVRVRRTTGEHERLTCRATRDSRPASYEVVGLARR